Proteins encoded together in one Candidatus Poribacteria bacterium window:
- a CDS encoding N(4)-(beta-N-acetylglucosaminyl)-L-asparaginase encodes MIEPIAVATWQFGKQATAEAGRVLFQGGSPLDAVEAGIRLVELDPSEHSVGYGGVPNSDGIVQLDAAIMDGVTHDAGGVAALEGFRSPISVARRVMTRSRHVFLVGEGARAFARSQGFVEEPTLTNEMRAQWVAWRAKQDDKIPADSHDTIGLVAMDAKGDLAVGCSTSGVGYKEPGRVGDSPLLGSGLYVDNAVGGASATGLGEEIMKFCLSFLVVENMRHGADPDAACREAILRMIAKNAKYREIAAAVVALDRTGRHGGYSTTPGFSYGIWSPQTNEVRAVEIAH; translated from the coding sequence ATGATCGAACCGATCGCCGTCGCCACATGGCAGTTTGGGAAGCAGGCTACAGCCGAAGCCGGACGCGTGCTCTTCCAGGGCGGCTCGCCGTTGGACGCCGTCGAGGCGGGGATTCGTCTCGTGGAGCTCGACCCCAGCGAGCACTCCGTCGGCTACGGCGGGGTTCCCAACTCCGACGGAATCGTCCAGCTCGACGCGGCGATCATGGACGGCGTCACTCACGATGCAGGCGGCGTCGCCGCATTGGAGGGGTTCCGCTCGCCGATCAGCGTCGCCCGGCGTGTCATGACGCGGTCACGACACGTGTTCCTCGTCGGTGAAGGAGCTCGCGCTTTCGCACGTTCCCAAGGGTTTGTCGAGGAACCGACGTTGACGAACGAGATGCGAGCCCAATGGGTGGCGTGGCGCGCGAAGCAGGACGACAAGATACCCGCCGACTCGCACGACACGATCGGTCTGGTCGCGATGGACGCCAAGGGCGACCTCGCCGTCGGATGCTCCACCAGCGGCGTCGGCTACAAAGAGCCAGGACGCGTTGGTGATTCGCCGCTCCTGGGTTCGGGACTCTACGTCGACAACGCGGTCGGAGGGGCGTCGGCGACGGGTCTCGGCGAGGAGATCATGAAGTTCTGCTTGTCGTTCCTCGTTGTGGAGAATATGAGGCACGGAGCCGACCCGGACGCCGCGTGTCGGGAGGCGATCCTGCGGATGATCGCCAAAAACGCCAAGTACCGCGAGATCGCGGCGGCGGTGGTCGCACTCGACAGAACCGGACGGCACGGTGGCTACTCGACGACCCCTGGGTTCTCCTACGGCATCTGGTCGCCGCAGACCAACGAGGTTCGCGCAGTCGAGATCGCGCACTGA